The following are encoded in a window of Pedobacter cryoconitis genomic DNA:
- a CDS encoding SusD/RagB family nutrient-binding outer membrane lipoprotein — MKKYCILLLSFLVIIQLGCSKAQLDKINTDPTKSPGDQYDPNELLSTAQFKSSNKGYYQLLYQSTMMQLLASTYLYYNNGDKYVNAGSFTDYQGRIFEEGYADASTIREMQRLAQQKDPAAYSNLINIGDIMFVLILQRITDTYGDVPYSEASKAREGIKYPVYDRQEDIYKAMLTDLDKAINGLDPAKPKPTADLFYKGDITKWKKFGYSLMLRVAMRLTKIAPDQAKPWVEKAAAAGTFSDNNDNAIVITDESNLDGQNGTSLALRTVSDYREVRWSKTLIDALRKNNDPRLGVIAEVPQNGLANNINENLSGNTDTAVQIGLPNGYDLSGGTFDISKYAGYPGGTGTGADFAPLGRYSRPRTAVYLKLGGPNFVMTYADIELLKAEAKVRGWNIPGTAAEHYANGLRGGLQAMAQLDQLAAIPDGVISDYVAKHPLDESSQEHAFEMINTQYWVNTGTCFNFIESWLNWKRSGYPVLVPVNYPGNVTNATIPRRLIYLSTEVLNNTDNYKAAVSRLPGGDLLTSRVWWDK; from the coding sequence ATGAAGAAATACTGTATTCTCCTGCTTAGTTTTTTAGTCATCATCCAGCTCGGTTGTAGTAAAGCACAATTGGATAAGATCAATACTGACCCGACAAAATCGCCTGGTGACCAGTATGATCCAAATGAATTGCTTTCTACTGCGCAGTTCAAATCCTCTAATAAGGGATACTATCAATTGCTTTATCAAAGTACAATGATGCAGCTGCTGGCTTCTACTTATCTTTATTATAACAATGGAGATAAGTATGTGAATGCGGGTAGTTTTACAGATTACCAGGGCAGAATATTTGAGGAAGGTTATGCGGATGCCTCTACGATCAGAGAAATGCAGCGCCTTGCCCAGCAGAAAGATCCCGCTGCTTATTCAAACCTGATTAATATCGGCGATATCATGTTTGTCCTGATTTTACAGCGGATTACTGATACTTATGGCGATGTACCCTATTCTGAGGCTTCAAAGGCAAGGGAAGGAATTAAATACCCGGTATATGATAGGCAGGAAGATATTTATAAGGCTATGCTGACCGATCTGGATAAAGCAATTAACGGATTAGATCCTGCAAAACCGAAACCGACCGCAGATTTGTTTTATAAGGGAGATATTACCAAATGGAAGAAGTTTGGCTATTCGCTGATGTTAAGAGTAGCCATGCGTTTAACAAAGATTGCACCTGATCAGGCAAAACCATGGGTAGAGAAAGCAGCAGCAGCCGGAACATTTTCTGATAATAATGATAATGCGATAGTAATCACAGATGAGTCAAATCTGGATGGTCAGAATGGTACATCACTGGCTTTGCGAACAGTATCTGATTACAGAGAGGTCCGCTGGAGCAAAACGCTGATCGATGCATTAAGAAAAAACAATGACCCAAGATTGGGAGTTATTGCTGAGGTTCCGCAAAATGGTTTAGCAAATAATATCAATGAAAATCTTTCAGGGAATACTGATACAGCTGTACAAATAGGTCTGCCTAATGGTTATGATTTATCTGGTGGGACATTTGATATCAGCAAGTATGCAGGATATCCGGGCGGAACTGGAACGGGCGCTGATTTTGCGCCGCTTGGAAGGTATTCAAGGCCCCGGACTGCGGTTTACTTAAAGCTCGGAGGGCCTAATTTCGTCATGACTTATGCGGATATTGAGTTATTAAAGGCTGAGGCAAAGGTTAGAGGCTGGAACATCCCCGGTACTGCGGCCGAACATTATGCGAATGGTTTAAGAGGTGGTTTACAGGCAATGGCACAGCTGGATCAATTGGCGGCGATACCGGATGGGGTAATTAGTGATTATGTGGCAAAACATCCGCTCGATGAATCAAGTCAGGAGCATGCTTTTGAAATGATTAATACACAGTATTGGGTGAATACAGGTACATGTTTTAATTTTATTGAGAGCTGGTTGAATTGGAAAAGGTCGGGTTATCCAGTACTTGTTCCCGTTAACTATCCGGGGAATGTGACAAATGCGACGATTCCAAGAAGATTGATTTACCTATCGACAGAAGTATTAAATAATACAGATAATTATAAAGCTGCGGTTAGCAGATTACCAGGAGGTGATTTATTGACGTCCAGAGTATGGTGGGATAAGTAA
- a CDS encoding endo-beta-N-acetylglucosaminidase H: MNKKFNAILKKTAITSVSLVLLMATACKKDQQVNPDQNLSSNQTNAIGQAGPLGVCYVEVNSNDMLEVGKYKLANGKQLFDIGIIFAANINYNTTTQKAELFFNPQVTSVLNNRATKIKPLQDKGIKVMLSVLGNHQGAGFANFPNQAAAQAFAQQLSNAVTTYGLDGIDFDDEYSEYGNNGTGQPNSSSFVYLVTALRQLMPNKIISFYNIGPSASNLSYNGVTVGSKVNYAWNPYYSTYSVPNIPGLTKSQLGPAATDIQATSVTTATTNATRTVNEGYGVYLYYNLTGTNKSTYLSSISKALYGGQATTYTP; this comes from the coding sequence ATGAACAAAAAATTCAATGCAATCTTAAAGAAGACTGCAATTACTTCGGTAAGTCTTGTCCTTTTAATGGCTACAGCATGTAAAAAGGACCAACAAGTAAATCCAGATCAGAATCTTTCTTCCAATCAAACGAATGCCATTGGTCAGGCCGGGCCTCTTGGGGTTTGTTATGTGGAAGTGAACAGCAATGATATGCTGGAGGTTGGTAAGTATAAGCTGGCGAATGGCAAACAGTTATTTGATATCGGAATAATTTTCGCTGCCAATATTAATTATAACACCACGACACAAAAAGCGGAGTTATTTTTTAACCCGCAAGTTACGAGTGTATTGAATAACAGGGCTACTAAAATTAAGCCACTGCAAGATAAAGGCATCAAGGTAATGCTTTCTGTTTTAGGTAATCACCAGGGAGCTGGTTTTGCTAACTTCCCTAATCAGGCGGCAGCACAGGCCTTTGCACAACAATTGAGCAATGCTGTTACAACCTATGGTTTGGATGGAATTGACTTTGATGATGAATACTCAGAATATGGTAACAACGGAACGGGACAACCAAATTCAAGTTCATTTGTATACCTGGTTACTGCACTTCGCCAGTTAATGCCAAATAAAATTATATCATTTTATAACATTGGCCCTTCAGCTTCAAACTTATCTTATAATGGGGTAACTGTAGGTTCTAAAGTAAACTATGCATGGAACCCATATTACAGTACTTATTCTGTTCCTAATATTCCAGGTTTGACTAAAAGTCAGTTAGGCCCTGCGGCGACTGATATCCAGGCAACCAGTGTAACTACTGCAACAACGAATGCAACCAGAACTGTGAACGAAGGTTATGGTGTTTATCTGTACTATAATCTGACAGGAACTAATAAAAGCACTTACTTATCAAGTATATCAAAAGCACTATACGGTGGACAGGCTACAACCTATACTCCATAG
- a CDS encoding SusC/RagA family TonB-linked outer membrane protein, whose translation MKTVVKLLIFFALQVTLNAYSQVKVTLKLKSAGFEQVFDAIQNQTPYHFIYSEAQLPTQKITLKVRNKEIFAVLNQLLKGSDFTYKLLENNLIAIRPLAEIKTNILIKGRVIDENSAPIARTSVKVKGTQLSTKTDQKGEFSILTPPNSVLLLSQVGYQYREFPLKEQTSVQISMRPLQNDLDEVMITALNIPKEERKIGYAISAINGYSLTKARESNIVNALEGQVAGLNISGVNGGPGSSARILLRGAASMTAGSPLFVVNGVPIDNTQRGSANEYGGPDYGDGISNINPDDVETITVLKGSAASALYGARAANGVILITIKSARKNSGIAIEYNTNLSFDKAINNTDFQYVYGQGTQNKRPQTVAAAVASGLYSWGEKLDGQPTIQFDGNIHPYSAVKDNIQKFYRTAPAFTNTISISHGGQNGSVHLSASNLNQQSIIKNGSLDRKTVNLYTTHDLTKQLSITFNGNYIREYNKNRSYLSDGPLNANYGIAALATNINQATLSPGYNLKTGAETPWNDDEYKTNPYFILNRQSDYSSRNRFISSASAKYKFSDWIYLQARLGYDQSNDDILSVIPTGAAFSVNGEGGINTLKKSSISELNSDFLLAANRNLSQDLNLDVSAGTNFRKREVESAGLMGSRFIIPYLYTASNLITVINNNSYAKIVTESAYYTADLNYKNYLNLSATGRYDVYSTLPRNNRGIFVPGVSASFVFSDLLKLKGLNYGKLRASFAKTSGEPIQPYTTQTYYSSSSDVNGVPLGNFSRDLPNYNLRPFTLNEFETGINLKMLNNRLFFDFNYFHRITSNEIVNAKQSVTSGFTSAYVNLGTTRNTGIEILLQGIVIDHKNFKWRTGFNVSHINNRLLSIDGSSKYALAGTYRPLNAYTALVVGKPVTQIMAYDYQRDAKGNMIIGSDGIPVRGELKPMGSTLPDVYGGFSNNIYYKNFNFSMLIDFKYGNKILSATENYSYVFGLNKATLEGRETGIVAPGVHPDGTVNTTNVPAYNYYPQLATNISTLSVLNGSFIKVRQVTLGYTIPSNSLRRTPFSAISIDLVARNLFTLVKYTKNIDPESEFSSSLNYAGIEGASFPAIRTFGINVNFKFQQGKKP comes from the coding sequence ATGAAGACCGTAGTAAAACTGCTGATTTTTTTTGCGCTACAGGTTACCCTGAATGCCTATTCACAAGTTAAGGTAACATTAAAATTAAAATCTGCCGGTTTTGAACAGGTATTTGATGCCATACAAAATCAAACTCCTTATCATTTTATTTATAGCGAAGCGCAGCTCCCAACTCAGAAAATCACACTGAAAGTTCGCAATAAAGAAATATTTGCCGTGCTTAATCAACTCTTAAAAGGCTCTGACTTTACCTACAAATTACTGGAAAATAACCTGATTGCAATCAGACCATTGGCCGAAATCAAGACCAATATCTTAATCAAAGGAAGAGTAATAGATGAAAATTCTGCTCCCATTGCCAGAACTTCGGTTAAAGTTAAAGGCACCCAGCTCAGTACTAAAACAGACCAGAAGGGTGAATTTTCAATCCTTACTCCCCCAAATTCAGTGCTTTTACTCAGCCAGGTTGGTTACCAGTACCGGGAGTTTCCCCTCAAAGAACAGACCTCAGTGCAAATTTCTATGCGCCCTTTGCAGAACGATCTGGATGAGGTCATGATTACTGCCCTGAATATCCCAAAAGAAGAGCGGAAAATCGGTTATGCCATCTCTGCTATTAATGGATATTCTTTAACAAAAGCAAGAGAATCAAATATTGTCAATGCGCTGGAAGGACAAGTGGCTGGTCTGAATATCAGCGGTGTAAATGGCGGGCCAGGCTCATCTGCCAGAATATTACTCCGCGGGGCAGCAAGTATGACTGCCGGATCTCCATTATTTGTGGTGAACGGAGTGCCTATTGACAATACACAACGCGGTAGTGCCAATGAATATGGAGGGCCGGATTATGGAGATGGGATCAGTAATATCAACCCGGATGACGTGGAAACGATTACCGTTTTAAAAGGTTCGGCAGCTTCTGCACTTTATGGAGCGCGTGCAGCAAATGGTGTGATCCTGATTACGATTAAAAGCGCCCGGAAAAACTCAGGCATAGCCATAGAGTATAACACCAACCTATCTTTTGATAAAGCAATTAACAATACTGATTTCCAGTATGTATATGGACAGGGTACACAAAACAAACGTCCCCAAACCGTTGCTGCTGCTGTTGCCTCCGGTTTGTACAGCTGGGGAGAAAAACTGGATGGCCAGCCAACAATTCAGTTTGATGGCAATATTCATCCCTATTCCGCAGTAAAAGATAATATTCAAAAGTTCTATCGCACAGCTCCGGCTTTTACCAATACCATTTCGATAAGCCATGGCGGCCAGAACGGTTCTGTTCACTTGTCAGCTTCCAATCTTAATCAACAATCAATTATCAAAAATGGTAGTTTAGACAGGAAAACGGTCAATCTTTATACTACACATGACCTGACTAAACAATTAAGTATCACTTTTAACGGAAATTATATCCGGGAGTATAATAAAAACAGATCTTATCTGAGTGACGGGCCATTGAATGCGAATTATGGAATTGCCGCACTGGCCACAAATATAAATCAGGCCACATTATCACCCGGATATAACTTAAAAACTGGTGCTGAAACCCCATGGAATGACGATGAATACAAAACCAATCCCTATTTCATCCTCAATAGACAGTCAGATTATTCAAGCCGTAACCGCTTTATCTCTTCCGCCTCTGCCAAATACAAATTCAGCGACTGGATTTACCTGCAAGCCAGACTCGGTTATGATCAAAGTAATGATGATATCCTGAGTGTTATCCCGACAGGCGCCGCCTTTTCTGTGAATGGAGAAGGAGGAATAAATACCCTGAAAAAATCCAGTATTTCTGAATTAAACAGTGACTTTTTGCTGGCAGCGAACAGAAATCTGAGTCAGGATCTTAACCTCGATGTTTCTGCAGGAACCAATTTCCGAAAAAGAGAGGTCGAATCCGCAGGTTTAATGGGCTCAAGATTTATCATTCCTTATCTGTATACCGCTTCCAATCTCATTACGGTCATCAACAATAATTCTTATGCTAAAATAGTTACGGAATCAGCTTACTATACAGCTGATTTAAATTATAAAAACTACCTGAATCTATCTGCAACAGGCAGATATGATGTTTACTCTACCCTCCCCCGCAACAACCGAGGTATATTTGTCCCTGGTGTTTCAGCAAGTTTCGTTTTCTCTGATCTGTTGAAATTAAAAGGACTGAACTATGGGAAGTTAAGAGCAAGTTTTGCAAAAACCAGCGGAGAACCTATACAACCTTATACTACACAGACTTATTATTCATCCAGCAGTGATGTGAATGGAGTTCCATTGGGTAATTTCTCCAGAGACCTGCCCAATTATAATCTCCGCCCCTTTACCTTAAATGAGTTTGAAACCGGGATTAACTTAAAAATGCTCAATAACCGCTTGTTCTTCGATTTCAATTATTTCCACCGGATCACAAGCAACGAGATTGTCAATGCTAAACAATCGGTAACCTCAGGTTTTACTTCTGCTTATGTTAATTTAGGAACGACCCGCAATACCGGGATCGAAATACTTTTACAGGGGATAGTTATTGATCACAAGAATTTCAAGTGGAGAACAGGTTTTAATGTCAGCCACATAAATAACCGTTTATTATCGATTGATGGGTCAAGTAAATATGCTTTAGCTGGTACTTACAGACCTTTAAATGCTTATACAGCTTTGGTTGTTGGAAAACCGGTTACACAGATTATGGCTTATGATTATCAGCGCGATGCCAAGGGGAATATGATTATTGGTTCGGATGGTATACCAGTTCGTGGAGAATTAAAACCAATGGGAAGTACCCTGCCCGATGTTTACGGCGGTTTCAGCAACAATATTTACTATAAGAATTTCAACTTCTCCATGCTCATTGATTTCAAATATGGGAATAAGATCTTGTCTGCGACAGAAAATTATTCTTATGTGTTTGGCTTGAATAAAGCAACGCTGGAAGGAAGAGAAACTGGTATCGTAGCGCCTGGCGTACATCCTGATGGTACAGTCAATACGACTAATGTACCTGCATATAATTATTATCCGCAGCTGGCGACCAATATCTCCACATTATCTGTTTTGAATGGTAGTTTCATTAAGGTCAGACAGGTTACTCTGGGCTATACCATTCCTTCGAATAGTTTGAGAAGAACACCTTTCAGTGCGATTTCTATTGATTTAGTAGCCAGAAATTTATTTACACTGGTCAAGTATACCAAAAATATCGACCCTGAGTCTGAGTTCTCTTCCAGCCTGAACTATGCTGGTATTGAGGGAGCTTCTTTTCCCGCTATCCGGACTTTTGGTATCAATGTCAATTTCAAATTTCAACAAGGAAAAAAACCATGA
- the tkt gene encoding transketolase, with amino-acid sequence MDSNLNIEELAINTVRTLSIDAVQKANSGHPGMPMGAAPMGHVLYAHYMKYNPKNPDWANRDRFILSAGHGCMLQYSLLHLTGFNVTIDDLKNFRQLNSKTAGHPEYGLIDGVDVTTGPLGQGFANGVGFAIAQKHLAARFNRPGFDLFDYKIYAICSDGDMMEGVTSEAASLAGHLELGNLIYLYDDNHISIEGDTDIAFTEDVTKRFEAYNWHVQEISDGNDITAIINAVRNAKAEIHRPSLIKVRTQIAYGSPNKANTSGSHGSPLGADEIKLVKEFFGFDPEKSFFVPAEVDEFYQAAGKKGTEANEKWDELFAQYKVAHPELAEAYEQAFKGELPKDWKKSLPVFAPSKDKMATRQASGKVLNAIAASLPGLIGGSADLAPSTDTNLKEYTSFTPEDRTGRNFHFGIREHAMGSALVGMALTRGVIPFGATFLMFSEYMRPPIRLAAIMKIRPIFVYTHDSIGLGEDGTTHQPVEQLISLRSIPNITLIRPADANETAQAWRVALEHKDGPVALVFTRQGLPVLDQEKYGKAENLEKGAYILSEAEGTAELILIATGSEVALILDAQAKLKEEGIAARVVSMPSWELFEKQDAAYQEKVFPKAIRKRLAVETGSPLGWHKYVTDEGDIIAMHTFGESAPAEELYKVFGFTIDNVVAKAKALLGK; translated from the coding sequence ATGGATTCGAATCTTAACATTGAAGAATTAGCAATTAATACTGTACGTACCTTATCAATTGATGCTGTACAGAAAGCGAACTCCGGACACCCGGGGATGCCTATGGGTGCTGCACCAATGGGTCATGTATTGTATGCGCATTATATGAAGTATAATCCTAAAAACCCGGATTGGGCTAACAGGGACAGGTTTATTTTATCAGCAGGTCATGGCTGTATGTTACAATATAGTTTGTTGCACCTCACTGGTTTTAATGTAACTATTGATGATCTTAAAAATTTCCGCCAGCTGAACAGTAAAACTGCTGGTCACCCTGAATATGGTTTAATTGACGGTGTTGATGTAACTACCGGGCCATTGGGACAAGGGTTTGCAAATGGTGTAGGTTTCGCAATTGCACAAAAACATCTTGCAGCAAGGTTCAACAGACCAGGATTTGATTTATTTGACTATAAAATTTACGCAATCTGTAGTGATGGCGATATGATGGAAGGCGTAACTTCTGAGGCTGCCTCATTAGCAGGCCACCTGGAACTAGGCAATCTGATCTACTTATATGATGATAACCATATCTCTATCGAAGGAGATACTGATATTGCATTCACAGAAGATGTTACTAAACGTTTTGAAGCTTATAACTGGCATGTACAAGAAATAAGTGACGGAAATGATATTACTGCAATTATTAATGCGGTAAGGAATGCCAAAGCAGAAATTCATCGCCCATCTTTAATTAAAGTGCGTACGCAAATTGCTTATGGTAGTCCAAATAAAGCAAATACTTCGGGCTCTCATGGATCTCCGCTAGGTGCTGATGAGATTAAGCTGGTTAAAGAATTCTTTGGCTTTGATCCTGAAAAATCATTCTTTGTTCCGGCAGAAGTTGATGAGTTTTATCAGGCTGCGGGTAAAAAAGGAACAGAGGCTAATGAAAAGTGGGATGAGTTATTCGCTCAATATAAAGTGGCGCATCCTGAATTAGCGGAAGCTTACGAACAAGCATTTAAGGGTGAATTACCAAAAGACTGGAAAAAGTCTCTGCCTGTATTCGCTCCTTCAAAAGATAAAATGGCAACCCGTCAGGCTTCAGGAAAAGTCTTGAATGCAATTGCTGCCAGCTTACCTGGATTAATAGGAGGGTCGGCAGATTTGGCGCCTTCTACAGATACAAATCTTAAAGAATATACTTCTTTTACACCGGAAGACCGTACCGGACGTAATTTCCATTTTGGTATACGCGAGCATGCAATGGGTTCTGCTTTAGTAGGGATGGCCTTAACCAGAGGTGTGATTCCTTTTGGGGCAACATTTCTGATGTTCTCGGAGTATATGCGTCCGCCAATTCGTTTAGCGGCCATCATGAAAATCAGGCCTATTTTTGTATATACACATGATAGTATTGGTTTGGGAGAAGATGGAACTACGCACCAGCCAGTGGAACAGCTGATCTCGCTGCGGTCTATACCGAACATCACCTTAATTCGTCCGGCAGATGCAAATGAAACAGCTCAGGCATGGAGAGTAGCTCTTGAACATAAAGATGGACCGGTAGCATTAGTCTTTACCAGACAAGGTTTGCCAGTATTGGATCAGGAGAAATATGGTAAAGCAGAAAATCTTGAAAAAGGAGCTTATATCCTTTCTGAAGCGGAAGGTACAGCAGAGCTGATTCTGATTGCAACAGGTTCTGAAGTTGCTTTGATTCTGGATGCACAGGCAAAATTAAAAGAAGAAGGAATTGCGGCGCGCGTAGTAAGTATGCCATCCTGGGAGCTTTTTGAAAAGCAAGATGCTGCGTATCAGGAGAAAGTTTTTCCAAAGGCAATCCGTAAACGTTTAGCCGTAGAAACCGGTTCTCCACTGGGCTGGCATAAATATGTAACTGACGAAGGGGATATCATTGCGATGCATACTTTTGGAGAATCTGCTCCGGCAGAAGAGCTTTATAAAGTATTCGGTTTTACAATTGATAATGTAGTAGCGAAAGCAAAAGCGCTATTAGGCAAGTAA
- a CDS encoding glycoside hydrolase family 97 protein, translating into MSRIIQLLCFLLLFQTAAFSKDYILSSPDKKITIHISVGKNISWSVAKDQELLLKPSAMSMVLKDGRNPGITPVVSKAVSKSVNQTIVSIIPVRNKLIPEVYNELKLQMKGNYAIEFRAYNDGVAYRFVTELGPQPIEVNYEEVAFNFQENCQIYLPKENNPELQSHYEGDFKPAKLQEVPAEQYGYLPLYVATPAGTKMVITEADLHDYPNLFLYGTGTQTLTGRFPKVILEATPKPNSDRAEIIVKKADYHAKTTGNRTFPWRTIIITSSDKELLENEMVFKLARPNVLAHTDWIKPGKVSWDWWNDNNIYGVNFKAGINTETYKYYVDFASAYGLEYIILDEGWSKATTDLLAPNPQLDIEGLVKYAAAKKVGVILWALWKPLDQQMETILDQYVKWGVKGVKVDFMARADQYMVNFYERAAQETAKRNLLLDLHGAYKPVGLNREYPNVINYEGVKGMENNKWEETITPVHNTTLPFTRMVAGPMDYTPGAMLNSNKDEFHVSMTSPMSRGTRAHQTSMYVLYDSPLQMLCDNPSNYLREPVYTHYIARFPTVWDKTIALKGKIAEYAVVARKNGNNWYIGGMTNWDARGFDIPLTFLDGKKYKIEILQDGINVGKHAADYQLISKEVTRGEILHIDMAAGGGYTAILTPIG; encoded by the coding sequence ATGTCAAGAATAATTCAATTATTATGTTTTTTGCTGCTCTTTCAGACAGCTGCATTCTCAAAAGACTACATTTTAAGCTCGCCGGATAAAAAAATCACTATTCATATTTCCGTTGGTAAAAACATTTCGTGGTCAGTTGCCAAAGATCAGGAACTACTGCTTAAACCCAGCGCCATGAGTATGGTTTTAAAAGATGGCAGGAATCCAGGCATTACACCCGTTGTCTCTAAAGCCGTCAGTAAATCTGTGAATCAAACGATTGTCTCTATCATACCTGTGCGCAACAAGCTGATTCCAGAAGTTTATAATGAACTAAAACTCCAGATGAAAGGGAACTATGCCATTGAATTCAGAGCTTATAACGACGGTGTTGCCTATCGTTTTGTAACTGAACTCGGGCCGCAGCCGATCGAGGTCAACTATGAAGAAGTAGCTTTCAACTTCCAGGAAAACTGCCAGATCTATCTTCCTAAAGAGAATAATCCAGAATTACAATCCCATTATGAAGGTGATTTTAAACCTGCAAAACTTCAGGAAGTCCCCGCTGAACAATATGGTTATCTGCCCTTGTATGTCGCTACCCCGGCAGGGACTAAAATGGTAATTACAGAAGCTGATCTACATGACTATCCCAACCTGTTTTTATATGGAACAGGTACTCAAACCTTAACTGGCCGTTTCCCTAAGGTTATTCTGGAAGCCACCCCAAAGCCAAACTCTGATCGCGCAGAAATCATTGTCAAAAAAGCAGACTATCATGCAAAAACAACCGGAAACAGAACTTTCCCCTGGAGGACAATCATCATCACTTCTTCAGACAAGGAGTTACTGGAAAATGAAATGGTCTTCAAACTTGCCAGGCCGAATGTACTGGCTCATACAGATTGGATCAAACCGGGCAAAGTATCCTGGGACTGGTGGAATGACAACAATATTTATGGTGTAAACTTCAAAGCGGGCATTAATACCGAAACCTATAAATATTACGTAGACTTTGCTTCAGCCTATGGTCTGGAATATATTATTCTAGATGAAGGCTGGTCAAAAGCAACGACCGATCTGCTTGCTCCAAACCCGCAACTTGATATTGAAGGTCTGGTTAAATATGCTGCTGCTAAAAAAGTAGGAGTGATTTTATGGGCATTATGGAAACCACTTGATCAGCAAATGGAGACCATTCTGGATCAGTATGTAAAATGGGGAGTTAAAGGAGTAAAAGTAGATTTTATGGCGAGAGCCGACCAGTACATGGTTAATTTTTACGAAAGGGCAGCTCAAGAAACAGCGAAGCGAAATTTACTTTTAGACCTGCACGGCGCTTATAAACCAGTGGGACTTAACAGGGAATATCCTAACGTGATTAATTATGAGGGGGTCAAAGGCATGGAAAATAACAAATGGGAAGAAACCATTACACCAGTTCATAATACAACACTGCCTTTTACAAGAATGGTGGCAGGGCCAATGGATTATACGCCAGGGGCGATGCTGAACTCCAATAAAGATGAATTTCATGTCAGTATGACTTCCCCGATGAGCAGAGGAACCAGAGCGCATCAAACCTCGATGTATGTTTTGTATGACAGTCCGCTGCAAATGCTTTGTGACAATCCCTCCAATTATTTAAGAGAGCCGGTTTACACCCATTATATTGCCCGTTTCCCTACAGTTTGGGATAAGACCATTGCGCTTAAAGGTAAAATAGCGGAGTATGCAGTTGTAGCCCGTAAAAATGGGAACAATTGGTATATCGGAGGGATGACCAACTGGGACGCAAGGGGATTTGATATCCCCCTGACTTTCCTGGATGGTAAAAAGTATAAAATTGAAATCCTCCAGGATGGAATTAACGTTGGCAAACATGCTGCCGACTATCAGCTCATCAGTAAAGAGGTAACTCGTGGAGAAATTCTACATATCGATATGGCAGCGGGCGGCGGATATACCGCCATCCTGACTCCTATCGGTTAG